Proteins encoded together in one Impatiens glandulifera chromosome 1, dImpGla2.1, whole genome shotgun sequence window:
- the LOC124919019 gene encoding uncharacterized protein LOC124919019 isoform X1: MESPEIGMSAGIVMEFPANDDVASSPSRIPRRLRRRLLETKSSSPSSVEEIEAKLRDADLRRNNYYKELSSKARLKPRSPSKSFFSEDDPSQRLEAKLQAAEQKRLSILANARMRLTKMDELRQAARTGVELRCEKERAELVTKVESRVQQAEANRLLLLKADRQKRATLNERTSRSLLQRITHENRYKECVHAAILHKRASAETKRLRLLDAEKKRAVIRMQKVQKATKSVLQHHEAVRRSMKDSLDNRLQKAKRQRAEFLRQRRVRHDSSVNLQWNKMHEQADYLPKQLAFYHLCRCWRRFLKTNKTTFNLVKAYEALNIKEKTVKNIPFEKFAYLIDTPTTLQTVRSLLERLEIRYKISKSLATTSPSRWNDIQYLLKGVVSPKERNKFESTKEIGKASVALSRYQVRIVLCAYMILCHPGAVFSDKGEREIALANAAETFVKEFDFLIQIMLGGPIVNSDEGYDPVLSKRLTFRSQLAAFDAAWCSYLKSFVVWKIKDVKLLEENLVKAACQLELSKIRTRKLVGNEEAGELTPDIKAIQNQANEDQKLLKQNLHYLCGDAGIERMESALSNTRMEYFNAKQNGSHAVSPIKKKLSSNIPCSSSSSLHSSPNPDKEVNLGKGGDQTPSCAVHSLFKDDSTSHSKEGLFIPHSSLNKQSHGELAMENEMIVNEMIHEQGSVFADELHHPDEDRNQLKDLIKETMEKAFWDCVLESMKEEKANNNRVVQLLREVRDEICGMAPRSWKEEICEAIDVDVFSQVLDSGELDMDYLGRILEYALTVLRKLSAPADEDNLKTEHQKLLTELAEICQIGDRTNNYIIALVKGLRFVLQQIQALKQEISKARIRLMEPVLKGPAGLEYLKKAFGNRYGPPSDALTNLPLTLEWISSVWNTKDEEWAEHTNCVLGLAQYRSTDFPSVTLRTGGNNLATPILSTSATDTDDKVAECCTGEKIDLSVRLGLLKLVSGVTSLTEESLPETMKLNLLRLRKVQARFQTIVVTSTSMLVMRQIMHGNGITTSNKEIDMDKLLLSCVKELIKLLKKVSNTGIKEIVEILFKYVETSCNDDNGRSSIKNVMTSMLKKSLQSGDPVFNRVLRAVYLAARGGAFVGGSNGRELAAMAMKPIGAVFMVCEVMAMAKGISVMARVSRNLHSSWYVEMTKNMSNN; encoded by the exons ATGGAGTCGCCGGAGATCGGTATGTCGGCTGGTATTGTTATGGAGTTTCCGGCGAACGATGATGTGGCTTCGTCTCCTTCAAGGATTCCTCGGAGGCTTCGGAGGAGGCTTCTGGAGACCAAATCGTCATCTCCGTCCTCTGTTGAGGAAATTGAAGCGAAGCTTCGAGATGCAGATCTTCGTAGAAAC AATTACTATAAAGAATTGTCAAGTAAGGCTCGCTTAAAACCAAGAAGCCcctcaaaatcattttttagtgAAGATGACCCTAGTCAGCGTCTTGAGGCTAAGCTACAGGCTGCTGAACAGAAGAG GTTGAGCATATTGGCAAATGCTAGGATGCGCCTAACTAAGATGGACGAGTTGCGGCAAGCTGCCAGAACTGGAGTTGAATTACGTTGTGAGAAGGAACGTGCTGAACTTGTCACCAAAGTGGAATCACGCGTTCAGCAAGCAGAGGCTAACAGACTGCTTTTACTCAAAGCTGACAGGCAGAAGAGGGCTACACTTAATGAGAGGACTTCTCGTTCACTGTTACAAAGGATAACCCATGAGAACAGATACAAGGAATGTGTACATGCAGCAATCCTCCATAAGCGTGCATCTGCTGAGACTAAGCGATTAAGGCTGCTGGATGCTGAAAAGAAGAGGGCGGTAATTAGGATGCAGAAAGTGCAAAAGGCAACAAAATCTGTCCTTCAACACCATGAGGCTGTAAGGAGAAGCATGAAGGACTCACTTGATAACAGGTTGCAAAAG GCAAAGAGACAAAGAGCTGAATTTTTAAGGCAGAGGAGGGTAAGGCATGACAGTTCGGTTAATCTTCAATGGAATAAAATGCATGAGCAGGCTGATTACCTTCCCAAACAATTAGCATT TTATCATTTATGTAGGTGCTGGAGACGTTTCctgaaaacaaacaaaactaCCTTCAATTTGGTAAAAGCATATGAAGCTTTGAATATCAAAGAGAAAACTGTCAAGAATATACCATTTGAGAAGTTTGCTTACCTTATCGACACACCTACTACTCTTCAAACTGTTAGAAGCTTACTTGAACGTCTTGAAATTCGTTATAAAATATCAAAGTCTCTTGCAACTACAAGCCCTTCCAGGTGGAATGACATTCAGTATCTTCTTAAGGGGGTTGTTTCTCCAAAAGAGAGGAATAAATTTGAGTCCACCAAAGAAATAGGCAAAGCCTCAGTCGCGTTGTCAAGGTACCAAGTGAGAATTGTACTTTGTGCATATATGATCTTGTGTCATCCAGGTGCAGTTTTCAGTGATAAAGGAGAGCGTGAAATTGCTCTGGCAAATGCTGCAGAAACATTTGTTAAGGAGTTTGATTTTCTGATCCAAATAATGCTTGGTGGACCTATTGTGAATTCAGATGAAGGTTATGATCCCGTGCTCTCAAAAAGATTGACTTTCAGATCTCAGCTGGCTGCTTTTGATGCTGCATGGTGTTCATACTTGAAAAGCTTTGTGGTGTGGAAGATAAAAGATGTTAAACTGTTGGAGGAAAATTTGGTAAAAGCTGCTTGCCAACTTGAGCTCTCTAAAATTCGAACTCGCAAACTGGTGGGAAATGAAGAAGCTGGTGAACTTACTCCGGATATCAAAGCCATCCAAAATCAG GCCAATGAAGATCAGAAACTTTTGAAACAAAATCTGCATTATCTGTGTGGAGATGCTGGTATTGAACGTATGGAATCTGCGCTTTCTAACACACGCATGGAATATTTTAATGCAAAACAGAATGGAAGTCATGCTGTGTCACCAATCAAAAAAAAGTTATCATCCAACATCccatgttcttcttcttcttctctgcACTCCTCACCAAATCCAGATAAAGAAGTAAATCTGGGTAAGGGTGGTGATCAGACTCCAAGCTGTGCAGTTCACTCTTTGTTTAAGGATGACTCCACTTCTCATTCCAAAGAAGGCTTGTTTATTCCTCATAGCAGCTTAAACAAGCAATCACATGGGGAGCTGGCTATGGAGAATGAGATGATTGTCAATGAAATGATTCATGAACAGGGTTCTGTATTTGCTGATGAGCTCCATCACCCTGATGAAGACCGGAATCAATTGAAG GACTTGATAAAAGAAACAATGGAGAAGGCTTTCTGGGATTGTGTACTTGAATCAATGAAAGAGGAGAAGGCTAACAATAACAGAGTTGTTCAACTACTAAGGGAGGTTAGGGATGAAATTTGTGGCATGGCTCCTCGCAGCTGGAAGGAGGAAATTTGTGAAGCGATTGATGTAGACGTTTTCTCTCAG GTGTTGGATTCTGGTGAACTAGACATGGATTATCTTGGGAGAATTCTTGAGTATGCATTAACTGTTCTGAGGAAACTTTCAGCTCCAGCTGATGAAGATAATCTGAAGACAGAGCATCAGAAACTATTGACCGAATTAGCTGAAATCTGTCAAATTGGAGACAGGacaaacaattatattatagCATTGGTTAAAGGTCTCCGTTTTGTGCTCCAACAAATACAG GCACTTAAACAAGAAATTAGCAAAGCGCGAATAAGACTAATGGAGCCAGTTCTCAAGGGGCCTGCTGGTCTGGAGTACTTAAAGAAGGCTTTTGGCAATCGTTATGGACCTCCATCTGATGCGTTGACAAATTTGCCCTTGACTTTGGAATGGATCTCATCCGTTTGGAATACcaaagatgaggagtgggctgaACACACAAATTGTGTTCTCGGATTGGCTCAGTATCGATCAACAGATTTCCCATCGGTCACACTTAGAACTGGTGGAAATAACTTGGCAACTCCAATCCTTTCTACATCTGCAACTGATACAG ATGATAAAGTTGCAGAATGCTGCACGGGTGAGAAGATTGATTTGTCGGTTAGGCTTGGGCTGTTAAAGCTAGTGAGCGGTGTTACAAGTCTAACGGAAGAATCTTTACCTGAAACTATGAAGCTAAATCTTTTAAGGCTTAGAAAAGTTCAGGCTCGATTCCAAACTATTGTTGTAACCTCGACCAG CATGTTAGTAATGCGGCAAATCATGCATGGTAATGGAATAACAACATCCAACAAGGAGATAGACATGGACAAATTGTTGTTAAGTTGTGTTAAGGAACTCATAAAACTTCTCAAGAAAGTTTCAAACACTGGTATCAAAGAAATCGTGGAAATCCTCTTTAAATACGTTGAGACTAGTTGTAACGACGACAACGGCAGGTCATCAATTAAGAACGTAATGACTAGTATGTTGAAGAAAAGCCTCCAATCTGGGGACCCAGTTTTTAATAGGGTTTTGAGAGCTGTTTATTTGGCTGCAAGAGGAGGCGCCTTTGTAGGAGGATCTAATGGGAGGGAGTTGGCTGCAATGGCTATGAAACCGATTGGTGCAGTTTTCATGGTCTGTGAGGTGATGGCAATGGCCAAAGGAATATCGGTTATGGCTAGGGTTTCCAGGAATCTACATAGCTCATGGTATGTTGAAATGACCAAGAACATGTCAAACAATTAA
- the LOC124919019 gene encoding uncharacterized protein LOC124919019 isoform X2, producing MESPEIGMSAGIVMEFPANDDVASSPSRIPRRLRRRLLETKSSSPSSVEEIEAKLRDADLRRNNYYKELSSKARLKPRSPSKSFFSEDDPSQRLEAKLQAAEQKRLSILANARMRLTKMDELRQAARTGVELRCEKERAELVTKVESRVQQAEANRLLLLKADRQKRATLNERTSRSLLQRITHENRYKECVHAAILHKRASAETKRLRLLDAEKKRAVIRMQKVQKATKSVLQHHEAVRRSMKDSLDNRLQKAKRQRAEFLRQRRVRHDSSVNLQWNKMHEQADYLPKQLALCWRRFLKTNKTTFNLVKAYEALNIKEKTVKNIPFEKFAYLIDTPTTLQTVRSLLERLEIRYKISKSLATTSPSRWNDIQYLLKGVVSPKERNKFESTKEIGKASVALSRYQVRIVLCAYMILCHPGAVFSDKGEREIALANAAETFVKEFDFLIQIMLGGPIVNSDEGYDPVLSKRLTFRSQLAAFDAAWCSYLKSFVVWKIKDVKLLEENLVKAACQLELSKIRTRKLVGNEEAGELTPDIKAIQNQANEDQKLLKQNLHYLCGDAGIERMESALSNTRMEYFNAKQNGSHAVSPIKKKLSSNIPCSSSSSLHSSPNPDKEVNLGKGGDQTPSCAVHSLFKDDSTSHSKEGLFIPHSSLNKQSHGELAMENEMIVNEMIHEQGSVFADELHHPDEDRNQLKDLIKETMEKAFWDCVLESMKEEKANNNRVVQLLREVRDEICGMAPRSWKEEICEAIDVDVFSQVLDSGELDMDYLGRILEYALTVLRKLSAPADEDNLKTEHQKLLTELAEICQIGDRTNNYIIALVKGLRFVLQQIQALKQEISKARIRLMEPVLKGPAGLEYLKKAFGNRYGPPSDALTNLPLTLEWISSVWNTKDEEWAEHTNCVLGLAQYRSTDFPSVTLRTGGNNLATPILSTSATDTDDKVAECCTGEKIDLSVRLGLLKLVSGVTSLTEESLPETMKLNLLRLRKVQARFQTIVVTSTSMLVMRQIMHGNGITTSNKEIDMDKLLLSCVKELIKLLKKVSNTGIKEIVEILFKYVETSCNDDNGRSSIKNVMTSMLKKSLQSGDPVFNRVLRAVYLAARGGAFVGGSNGRELAAMAMKPIGAVFMVCEVMAMAKGISVMARVSRNLHSSWYVEMTKNMSNN from the exons ATGGAGTCGCCGGAGATCGGTATGTCGGCTGGTATTGTTATGGAGTTTCCGGCGAACGATGATGTGGCTTCGTCTCCTTCAAGGATTCCTCGGAGGCTTCGGAGGAGGCTTCTGGAGACCAAATCGTCATCTCCGTCCTCTGTTGAGGAAATTGAAGCGAAGCTTCGAGATGCAGATCTTCGTAGAAAC AATTACTATAAAGAATTGTCAAGTAAGGCTCGCTTAAAACCAAGAAGCCcctcaaaatcattttttagtgAAGATGACCCTAGTCAGCGTCTTGAGGCTAAGCTACAGGCTGCTGAACAGAAGAG GTTGAGCATATTGGCAAATGCTAGGATGCGCCTAACTAAGATGGACGAGTTGCGGCAAGCTGCCAGAACTGGAGTTGAATTACGTTGTGAGAAGGAACGTGCTGAACTTGTCACCAAAGTGGAATCACGCGTTCAGCAAGCAGAGGCTAACAGACTGCTTTTACTCAAAGCTGACAGGCAGAAGAGGGCTACACTTAATGAGAGGACTTCTCGTTCACTGTTACAAAGGATAACCCATGAGAACAGATACAAGGAATGTGTACATGCAGCAATCCTCCATAAGCGTGCATCTGCTGAGACTAAGCGATTAAGGCTGCTGGATGCTGAAAAGAAGAGGGCGGTAATTAGGATGCAGAAAGTGCAAAAGGCAACAAAATCTGTCCTTCAACACCATGAGGCTGTAAGGAGAAGCATGAAGGACTCACTTGATAACAGGTTGCAAAAG GCAAAGAGACAAAGAGCTGAATTTTTAAGGCAGAGGAGGGTAAGGCATGACAGTTCGGTTAATCTTCAATGGAATAAAATGCATGAGCAGGCTGATTACCTTCCCAAACAATTAGCATT GTGCTGGAGACGTTTCctgaaaacaaacaaaactaCCTTCAATTTGGTAAAAGCATATGAAGCTTTGAATATCAAAGAGAAAACTGTCAAGAATATACCATTTGAGAAGTTTGCTTACCTTATCGACACACCTACTACTCTTCAAACTGTTAGAAGCTTACTTGAACGTCTTGAAATTCGTTATAAAATATCAAAGTCTCTTGCAACTACAAGCCCTTCCAGGTGGAATGACATTCAGTATCTTCTTAAGGGGGTTGTTTCTCCAAAAGAGAGGAATAAATTTGAGTCCACCAAAGAAATAGGCAAAGCCTCAGTCGCGTTGTCAAGGTACCAAGTGAGAATTGTACTTTGTGCATATATGATCTTGTGTCATCCAGGTGCAGTTTTCAGTGATAAAGGAGAGCGTGAAATTGCTCTGGCAAATGCTGCAGAAACATTTGTTAAGGAGTTTGATTTTCTGATCCAAATAATGCTTGGTGGACCTATTGTGAATTCAGATGAAGGTTATGATCCCGTGCTCTCAAAAAGATTGACTTTCAGATCTCAGCTGGCTGCTTTTGATGCTGCATGGTGTTCATACTTGAAAAGCTTTGTGGTGTGGAAGATAAAAGATGTTAAACTGTTGGAGGAAAATTTGGTAAAAGCTGCTTGCCAACTTGAGCTCTCTAAAATTCGAACTCGCAAACTGGTGGGAAATGAAGAAGCTGGTGAACTTACTCCGGATATCAAAGCCATCCAAAATCAG GCCAATGAAGATCAGAAACTTTTGAAACAAAATCTGCATTATCTGTGTGGAGATGCTGGTATTGAACGTATGGAATCTGCGCTTTCTAACACACGCATGGAATATTTTAATGCAAAACAGAATGGAAGTCATGCTGTGTCACCAATCAAAAAAAAGTTATCATCCAACATCccatgttcttcttcttcttctctgcACTCCTCACCAAATCCAGATAAAGAAGTAAATCTGGGTAAGGGTGGTGATCAGACTCCAAGCTGTGCAGTTCACTCTTTGTTTAAGGATGACTCCACTTCTCATTCCAAAGAAGGCTTGTTTATTCCTCATAGCAGCTTAAACAAGCAATCACATGGGGAGCTGGCTATGGAGAATGAGATGATTGTCAATGAAATGATTCATGAACAGGGTTCTGTATTTGCTGATGAGCTCCATCACCCTGATGAAGACCGGAATCAATTGAAG GACTTGATAAAAGAAACAATGGAGAAGGCTTTCTGGGATTGTGTACTTGAATCAATGAAAGAGGAGAAGGCTAACAATAACAGAGTTGTTCAACTACTAAGGGAGGTTAGGGATGAAATTTGTGGCATGGCTCCTCGCAGCTGGAAGGAGGAAATTTGTGAAGCGATTGATGTAGACGTTTTCTCTCAG GTGTTGGATTCTGGTGAACTAGACATGGATTATCTTGGGAGAATTCTTGAGTATGCATTAACTGTTCTGAGGAAACTTTCAGCTCCAGCTGATGAAGATAATCTGAAGACAGAGCATCAGAAACTATTGACCGAATTAGCTGAAATCTGTCAAATTGGAGACAGGacaaacaattatattatagCATTGGTTAAAGGTCTCCGTTTTGTGCTCCAACAAATACAG GCACTTAAACAAGAAATTAGCAAAGCGCGAATAAGACTAATGGAGCCAGTTCTCAAGGGGCCTGCTGGTCTGGAGTACTTAAAGAAGGCTTTTGGCAATCGTTATGGACCTCCATCTGATGCGTTGACAAATTTGCCCTTGACTTTGGAATGGATCTCATCCGTTTGGAATACcaaagatgaggagtgggctgaACACACAAATTGTGTTCTCGGATTGGCTCAGTATCGATCAACAGATTTCCCATCGGTCACACTTAGAACTGGTGGAAATAACTTGGCAACTCCAATCCTTTCTACATCTGCAACTGATACAG ATGATAAAGTTGCAGAATGCTGCACGGGTGAGAAGATTGATTTGTCGGTTAGGCTTGGGCTGTTAAAGCTAGTGAGCGGTGTTACAAGTCTAACGGAAGAATCTTTACCTGAAACTATGAAGCTAAATCTTTTAAGGCTTAGAAAAGTTCAGGCTCGATTCCAAACTATTGTTGTAACCTCGACCAG CATGTTAGTAATGCGGCAAATCATGCATGGTAATGGAATAACAACATCCAACAAGGAGATAGACATGGACAAATTGTTGTTAAGTTGTGTTAAGGAACTCATAAAACTTCTCAAGAAAGTTTCAAACACTGGTATCAAAGAAATCGTGGAAATCCTCTTTAAATACGTTGAGACTAGTTGTAACGACGACAACGGCAGGTCATCAATTAAGAACGTAATGACTAGTATGTTGAAGAAAAGCCTCCAATCTGGGGACCCAGTTTTTAATAGGGTTTTGAGAGCTGTTTATTTGGCTGCAAGAGGAGGCGCCTTTGTAGGAGGATCTAATGGGAGGGAGTTGGCTGCAATGGCTATGAAACCGATTGGTGCAGTTTTCATGGTCTGTGAGGTGATGGCAATGGCCAAAGGAATATCGGTTATGGCTAGGGTTTCCAGGAATCTACATAGCTCATGGTATGTTGAAATGACCAAGAACATGTCAAACAATTAA